The following DNA comes from Candidatus Methylomirabilis sp..
GGCCTTCAAGGGGACGGTGGACGTGAAGGAGGGCGGCCTGGTGGTCAACGGGAAGACCCTCCAGGTCCTGGCGGAGAAGGACCCGGCCCGGCTCCCCTGGAAGAGCCTGGGGGTGGAGGTGGTGGTCGAGTCCACGGGCCGGTTCACCGACCGGGCGGGCGCGTCCAAGCACCTGGAAGCGGGGGCGCGGAAGGTGATCATCTCGGCGCCGGCGAAGGACCCCGACGTGACGGTCGTCCTGGGGGTGAACGAGAAGGCCTACGACCCGGCCCGGCACCGGATCATCTCCAACGCCTCCTGCACCACCAACTGCCTGGCCCCCGTGGCCAAGGTGCTGCTGGACAACTTCGGCATCCGGCACGGGTTCATGACGACCATCCACGCCTACACCAACGACCAGCAGATCCTGGATCTGCCCCACAAGGACCTGCGCCGGGCGCGGGCGGCCGGTCTCTCCCAGATCCCCACGGCCACCGGCGCCGCCAAGGCCATCGGGTTGGTCCTGCCGCCGCTGCAGGGGAAGTTGCACGGCATCGCCATCCGGGTCCCCACCCCCAACGTCTCGCTCGTGGACCTGGTGGCCGAGACGGAGAAGGTGGTGACGGTGGAGGAGGTCAACGCCGCCCTGCGGAAGGCGGCGGAGGGGGACCTGCGGGGGATCCTGGGGGTCGAGGAGGAGGAGCTCGTCTCGGTGGACTTCAACGGGAACCCCCTCTCCGCCATCGTGGACGCCCCCTCCACGAGCGTCATCGACGGGACCATGGTGAAGGTTCTGGCCTGGTACGACAACGAGTGGGGCTACTCTTGCCGGGTGCGCGACCTGCTCCTCTACCTGGCCAAGCGGGGCTGAGGGGGGGGCGCGACGAAGGGGAAGGGGGAACCGATGGGATGGGCGACACGCGGCCTGCTGGCGGCGGCACTCGGGGCGGCCCTGCTCACCGTGGGACCGGGGCCGGCCCGGGCCTGACCGGCGGCGGGGCCCGATGGGCACATCGGGCAGGTGACGGAGCTGGACGGGACCCGGGGGCTGCTGGCCATCCGGGACGCCGAGACCGGCGACGCGGTGCGGTTCCGGGCCACGGCGGAGCAGCTCAAGGGAATCACAGCCGGGGGGACCGTGCTGGTGAAGTTCCGGAAGGAGGCGGGAGGAGGCCTCACGGCGGTCAGCATCCGGCCCTTCTGACGGGAAGCCTGTGGCCAAGCTCTCCATTCGCGACCTGGACCTGGCGGGGAAGCGGGTCCTGCTCCGGCTGGACCTGAACGTTCCGCTCCGGGACGGGTCCGTGACGGACGACAGCCGCATCCGGGCCGCGCTTCCCACTATCCGGCACGCGCTGGACCGGGGGGCCCGGCTCCTTCTCCTCTCCCATCTCGGCCGGCCCAAGGGGAAGCCGGACAGTGCCCTCAGCCTGGCGCCGGTGGCCGCGCGCCTGGGGGAGCTGCTGGGACGACCGGTCCCCGTAGCCCGGGACTGCGTCGGGGAAGAGGTGGCCGCTGCCGCGGCCCGCATGCGCCCCGGCGACGTCCTCATGCTGGAGAACTCCCGCTTCCACGCCG
Coding sequences within:
- the gap gene encoding type I glyceraldehyde-3-phosphate dehydrogenase, with amino-acid sequence MALRVAINGFGRIGRNFFRAGCTDPGLDFVAVNDITDARTLAHLLRFDSVHGAFKGTVDVKEGGLVVNGKTLQVLAEKDPARLPWKSLGVEVVVESTGRFTDRAGASKHLEAGARKVIISAPAKDPDVTVVLGVNEKAYDPARHRIISNASCTTNCLAPVAKVLLDNFGIRHGFMTTIHAYTNDQQILDLPHKDLRRARAAGLSQIPTATGAAKAIGLVLPPLQGKLHGIAIRVPTPNVSLVDLVAETEKVVTVEEVNAALRKAAEGDLRGILGVEEEELVSVDFNGNPLSAIVDAPSTSVIDGTMVKVLAWYDNEWGYSCRVRDLLLYLAKRG